The proteins below come from a single Gloeocapsa sp. PCC 73106 genomic window:
- a CDS encoding YggT family protein, protein MSATEVLTNSLVNFINIYLILIFIRLLLSWFQTAEIASQAISFLSPVTDPYLNVFRSFIPPLGGIDLSPILAIIVLNLIASFLTAV, encoded by the coding sequence ATGAGCGCTACCGAAGTTTTAACTAACAGTCTCGTTAACTTCATCAATATCTACCTGATTTTGATTTTTATTCGCTTGCTACTAAGTTGGTTTCAGACCGCGGAGATCGCTAGTCAAGCTATCTCTTTTCTTAGCCCTGTCACTGACCCTTACTTGAATGTTTTTCGTTCTTTTATTCCACCTTTGGGCGGTATCGATCTCTCTCCCATTTTGGCAATTATTGTACTCAATTTGATTGCTTCTTTTTTGACCGCGGTTTAA